Proteins from one Gimesia maris genomic window:
- a CDS encoding arylsulfatase produces the protein MSTPARNNSVSEIGNGGHMISGSRVFWLIVCLVCLPASMQAAEGERPNIIFIMADDLGYGDLGCYGQKLMKTPHIDQFAAQGTRFTQAYAGGSVCTASRAVLLTGLHNGHTPARDNIPHYATYLQESDVTIAEVLQKSGYRCGGVGKWSLGDAGTVGRATNQGFDMWFGYLNQDHAHYYFTEYLDDNEGRLELKGNTKNRQQYSHDLLTERALQFIRDSAAQPFFLYAAYTLPHFSAKAEDPHGLAVPDTEPYSDRDWDIKSKKYAAMIHRLDRDVGRIMSLVNELQLRERTLIIFTSDNGGHRGVPAQLHTNGPLRGFKRDLTEGGIRVPFIANWPGTIPAGKVSDEVIAFQDMLPTFAELAGAQVSANLDGISVLPALRGEPRKVKHEYLYWDYGHCRARYDQAVRWNNWKGIRHGQQGEIALYNLDQDLSESRDVADKHPQVVQRIAEIMNTAAVPNPRYPIGTKYKGKALWHP, from the coding sequence ATGTCGACACCAGCGCGAAACAATTCAGTAAGTGAAATTGGAAACGGAGGCCATATGATTTCAGGTTCACGAGTGTTCTGGCTGATTGTCTGCCTTGTCTGTCTGCCCGCGTCGATGCAGGCCGCGGAAGGGGAGCGTCCCAATATTATTTTCATCATGGCCGACGATCTGGGTTACGGCGACCTGGGTTGTTACGGCCAGAAGCTGATGAAAACGCCTCACATCGATCAGTTTGCCGCTCAGGGAACGCGGTTCACCCAGGCTTATGCAGGCGGTTCCGTCTGCACGGCTTCGCGGGCTGTACTGCTGACCGGACTCCACAACGGGCACACTCCCGCGCGGGACAACATCCCTCATTACGCGACCTATCTGCAGGAAAGCGATGTGACCATCGCCGAGGTCCTGCAGAAGTCTGGCTACCGCTGTGGTGGCGTGGGGAAATGGTCACTGGGAGATGCAGGCACGGTCGGGCGGGCGACGAATCAGGGGTTCGATATGTGGTTCGGCTATCTGAATCAGGACCATGCGCATTATTACTTTACCGAGTACCTGGACGACAATGAGGGCCGCCTGGAACTGAAGGGGAATACCAAAAACCGCCAGCAATACAGCCACGATCTGCTCACCGAACGCGCGCTGCAGTTTATTCGCGACTCCGCCGCCCAACCTTTCTTTCTGTACGCGGCTTATACGCTACCTCACTTTTCCGCGAAAGCAGAAGACCCGCACGGTCTGGCGGTGCCGGACACGGAACCATATTCAGACCGGGACTGGGACATCAAATCAAAAAAATACGCCGCGATGATTCACAGGCTGGACCGCGATGTCGGACGGATCATGTCCCTGGTGAATGAGCTCCAGCTGCGCGAGCGAACGCTGATCATTTTCACCAGCGATAACGGCGGCCACAGAGGCGTGCCCGCACAACTCCACACGAACGGCCCCCTTCGAGGTTTTAAACGCGATCTCACCGAAGGGGGAATCCGCGTGCCATTCATCGCAAACTGGCCTGGCACGATTCCTGCAGGCAAAGTGAGCGACGAAGTCATCGCCTTCCAGGACATGCTGCCCACCTTTGCCGAACTGGCGGGCGCACAGGTTTCCGCGAATCTCGATGGCATCTCGGTGCTGCCCGCCTTACGGGGGGAGCCTCGCAAAGTCAAACACGAATATCTCTACTGGGATTACGGCCACTGCCGGGCCCGCTACGATCAGGCAGTCCGCTGGAACAACTGGAAAGGCATCCGCCACGGCCAGCAGGGAGAAATCGCCCTCTACAATTTAGACCAGGATCTGAGCGAATCCAGAGACGTCGCCGACAAACATCCCCAGGTCGTCCAGCGGATCGCAGAGATCATGAACACAGCCGCAGTCCCCAACCCCCGCTACCCCATCGGCACAAAATACAAAGGCAAAGCACTATGGCATCCGTGA
- a CDS encoding sialidase family protein, whose translation MMRHTLILTALLLLLINSAVHADPKPERPVFRQEQVILNPDQFSAEKQMSYLAFPAVLRLNSKEILISYKRGRRHSSDPGAVLEMVRFDTGTNEITERRVIGEQQPLIFQMGEWVQFPQGRIGNLVDVQKVVQARKRNHRTGVYWTMSDDQGKTFSPMQKLGPIDGVEYGYIFESAVVGDTVYLLAMDFPELTARKSAYDEQGKRIYGQVSVIASADNGQSWKHVRNLSREFGDLNLNESSIIVDGTGFLIATRGYDNRVRLHRVDQDFKLIKQRDLTAACETIGTHIGRPRLFKRNGHLYLLGRNSRGGPMELALFRINPDSFDVERHVVLDPEPGVTIKDGYYAVPYFQQNNDQTLFNVVTYRMSAGNQKNPELVRLEFLWNEIR comes from the coding sequence ATGATGAGACATACTCTGATCCTGACTGCACTGTTACTGTTGTTGATAAACTCAGCCGTGCACGCCGATCCGAAACCGGAACGACCTGTCTTCAGGCAGGAGCAGGTGATCTTGAATCCCGATCAGTTTTCTGCTGAAAAGCAGATGTCATACCTGGCGTTTCCGGCCGTACTGCGTCTGAATTCAAAGGAAATTCTGATCTCCTATAAACGGGGACGCAGACACTCCAGTGATCCTGGTGCCGTGCTGGAAATGGTGCGTTTCGATACCGGTACCAACGAAATTACCGAACGCAGAGTCATCGGAGAACAGCAGCCGCTGATCTTTCAAATGGGAGAATGGGTTCAGTTTCCCCAGGGGAGAATCGGAAATCTGGTTGACGTCCAGAAAGTGGTGCAAGCGCGGAAACGCAATCATCGTACCGGCGTCTATTGGACAATGAGTGATGATCAGGGTAAGACATTCTCTCCCATGCAGAAGCTCGGTCCCATTGATGGAGTGGAATATGGTTACATCTTTGAGAGTGCAGTTGTCGGCGACACCGTCTATCTGTTGGCGATGGACTTTCCTGAACTGACTGCGCGAAAAAGTGCTTATGATGAACAGGGAAAACGGATCTATGGACAGGTTTCGGTGATCGCATCGGCTGATAATGGACAGAGCTGGAAACACGTGCGCAACCTCAGCCGGGAATTTGGAGATCTGAATCTGAATGAGAGCTCGATCATTGTCGACGGGACAGGGTTTCTGATTGCGACGCGGGGATACGATAACAGGGTTCGCCTGCATCGGGTCGATCAGGATTTTAAATTAATCAAACAGCGTGACCTGACTGCAGCTTGCGAGACCATCGGTACACATATTGGACGCCCACGACTCTTCAAGCGCAACGGACATTTGTATCTGCTGGGACGAAATTCACGCGGAGGACCGATGGAACTGGCTTTGTTTCGTATTAATCCTGACTCGTTTGACGTAGAACGCCACGTTGTGCTGGACCCCGAACCGGGAGTCACGATTAAAGACGGATATTATGCCGTTCCTTATTTTCAACAGAACAATGATCAGACGCTCTTCAATGTGGTTACTTATCGTATGTCTGCGGGAAACCAGAAAAATCCGGAACTCGTCCGTCTGGAATTTCTCTGGAATGAAATTCGATAA
- a CDS encoding GntR family transcriptional regulator produces the protein MGESDVYEKLSQLIFSGEFETGSSLVERNLADRLGVSRIPMRETLSSLVAQGALEGGRKGESVRLRRYTVDELRQLFDYRAVIEGGCVRSAAMYTSEADLMRLEIICDGMQDILEGDDFTKWSSLDVKFHEALAEASRNDRFERTLKSLLRECFYVFYVLSRRRSRRELTKEEFAFHKQQALDDHRAIIELLKTKQVEEAEARIRLHILRSADRVIRASIETDLESNDDKADQAESS, from the coding sequence ATGGGAGAAAGTGATGTTTATGAGAAACTCTCACAGTTGATATTTTCCGGTGAATTCGAGACGGGAAGCAGTCTGGTCGAGCGTAATCTTGCCGACCGACTGGGCGTCAGTCGGATACCGATGCGTGAAACGCTTTCCAGTCTTGTGGCACAGGGGGCGCTCGAAGGAGGCCGCAAAGGGGAAAGTGTGCGTTTACGACGGTACACGGTCGATGAACTGCGACAGCTCTTTGATTATCGTGCGGTCATTGAGGGCGGCTGTGTTCGTTCCGCGGCGATGTATACCAGTGAGGCCGACCTGATGCGGCTGGAGATCATTTGCGACGGCATGCAAGACATTCTGGAGGGAGATGATTTCACGAAATGGAGTTCGCTGGATGTCAAATTTCATGAAGCACTGGCAGAAGCGAGTCGCAATGATCGCTTTGAACGGACGTTGAAAAGTCTGCTTCGTGAGTGCTTCTATGTGTTTTATGTACTTTCAAGACGTCGCAGTCGGCGTGAACTGACGAAGGAAGAATTCGCATTTCATAAACAGCAGGCGTTGGACGATCATCGGGCCATTATTGAATTGTTGAAAACCAAACAGGTTGAAGAAGCGGAAGCTCGAATACGTCTGCATATCCTCCGCTCTGCCGACCGCGTGATACGAGCTTCCATTGAAACAGACCTGGAGTCGAATGATGACAAAGCTGACCAGGCTGAATCCAGTTAA
- a CDS encoding DUF1559 domain-containing protein, whose translation MWLIVKQKKHGFTLIELLVVIAIIAILIALLLPAVQQAREAARRSTCKNNMKQLGLALHNYHDTHRTFPPGTISTRPGFSYSGNWCASSAMDSRASWTVQVLPFLEDSNLYNKLNFEALFTTTSNLPGVTENESVFRQSNKKYQCPSDPNSGSGVNNLNYLGVQGGGASIVAPSCSTVSGQRVFYVNGLLFHNSNIRMRDVTDGTTNTFLVGETKYALTHTGRSDGVHIGWASGGRLGSSGAPNVLAGAQLPINSVAGHGGDHDTINQQSRLFGSFHVGGCHFTLGDGSVRFISQNIDLNTYFDLAQRADGRVIGEF comes from the coding sequence ATGTGGTTGATAGTTAAACAGAAAAAACACGGTTTTACGTTAATCGAACTGCTTGTTGTGATTGCCATTATCGCGATTCTGATTGCACTGTTGTTGCCGGCGGTTCAGCAGGCACGAGAAGCGGCCCGACGAAGTACCTGTAAAAATAATATGAAGCAACTCGGGCTGGCGCTGCATAACTACCATGATACGCATCGCACCTTTCCTCCCGGTACCATCTCGACACGCCCCGGATTTTCTTATAGCGGTAACTGGTGCGCGTCCAGTGCGATGGATTCCCGCGCTTCCTGGACTGTCCAGGTTCTGCCTTTTCTCGAGGATTCCAATCTGTATAACAAACTGAATTTCGAAGCACTCTTCACGACGACCTCAAATCTGCCGGGGGTTACAGAGAACGAATCTGTTTTTCGACAGAGTAACAAAAAGTATCAGTGCCCTTCCGATCCCAATTCCGGTTCAGGCGTCAATAATTTGAATTACCTGGGAGTGCAGGGAGGGGGTGCATCCATCGTAGCTCCTTCCTGTTCTACAGTAAGCGGACAGCGGGTGTTTTATGTCAACGGGCTCCTGTTCCATAATTCAAATATACGCATGCGTGATGTTACTGACGGAACAACCAATACATTTCTGGTCGGGGAAACCAAATATGCCTTAACTCACACAGGTCGGAGCGACGGAGTTCACATTGGCTGGGCATCCGGCGGACGACTGGGTTCCTCCGGGGCACCAAACGTTCTGGCTGGCGCACAATTGCCGATCAACTCTGTAGCCGGTCATGGCGGAGACCACGATACGATTAATCAACAATCGCGTCTGTTCGGTAGTTTTCATGTCGGTGGATGCCATTTTACTTTAGGAGACGGGTCGGTCCGCTTCATCAGTCAAAATATTGATCTGAATACGTATTTTGATCTGGCGCAGCGTGCCGATGGTCGGGTGATCGGCGAATTCTAG